A genomic region of Dermacentor andersoni chromosome 9, qqDerAnde1_hic_scaffold, whole genome shotgun sequence contains the following coding sequences:
- the LOC126527230 gene encoding serine/threonine-protein kinase Sgk2-like, with protein sequence MSDALAEPKLLRVHHNGSTPPPHTTASVINSEIQEKNKKFTVYKVVVTVDGHSWFVLRRYNDFSKLLDIIKKQFPGCHLKLPGKKLFGNNFSPDFIRSRRQGLDEFIQKLVTDEKLMQNQDVRAFLNVDKNLSIKEVAEEEENNGQGVEAPEPVDLGSTEKPHVKPSDFEFLKVIGKGSFGRVLLARHKVEKQFYAIKVLQKKMILKRNERNHIMSERNVLLKNLDHPFLVGLHYSFQTPVKLYFVLDYVNGGELFFHLQKERTFAEPRARFYAAEITSALSYLHSQGIVYRDLKPENILLDAQGHVVLTDFGLCKEGIKEKETTNTFCGTPEYLAPEVLRKEAYDRTVDWWCLGAVLYEMLYGLPPFYSRDTVEMYDNILHKQLRLRTNISAAARDILEKLLQKEKRLRLGHTDDGNEVKRHDFFNPINWQDLESKRIPPPYKPSLSGIMDLKNIDPDFVKEPIPASVGRSQTLSASVQDADTAFIGFSYAPPLDINAC encoded by the exons ATGTCGGACGCGCTCGCAGAGCCAAAGCTGCTTCGCGTTCATCACAATGGTTCCACGCCACCTCCACACACAACTGCTTCAGTTATCAATTCAGAGATACAGGAGAAGAACAAGAAGTTTACG GTGTACAAAGTCGTCGTGACTGTTGACGGGCATTCGTGGTTTGTGCTGAGGAGGTACAATGACTTCAGCAAGCTTCTGGACATT ATCAAGAAGCAGTTTCCGGGCTGCCATCTCAAGCTTCCTGGCAAAAAGCTTTTTGGGAACAACTTCAGCCCCGACTTCATACGGAGCAGGCGTCAAGGGCTGGACGAGTTCATCCAGAAGCTCGTCACAGATGAGAAGCTGATGCAGAA CCAAGACGTCAGGGCCTTTCTCAATGTTGACAAGAACTTGAGCATCAAAGAAGTGGCCGAGGAAGAAGAAAACAATGGGCAGGGTGTGGAGGCTCCCGAACCA GTCGACCTAGGCTCGACAGAAAAACCACA TGTAAAGCCGAGTGATTTCGAGTTCCTCAAAGTGATCGGCAAAGGCAGCTTTGGACGAGTGCTGCTGGCGAGGCACAAAGTGGAGAAGCAGTTTTATGCCATCAAG GTGCTGCAGAAGAAGATGATCCTCAAGCGCAACGAGCGCAACCACATCATGTCCGAGCGGAACGTACTCCTGAAAAACCTGGACCACCCATTTCTCGTGGGGCTCCACTACTCCTTCCAGACGCCCGTGAAGCTGTACTTTGTCTTGGACTACGTCAATGGCGGAGAG CTTTTCTTTCACCTTCAAAAGGAGAGGACGTTTGCAGAACCCAGAGCTCGCTTTTATGCTGCTGAAATTACAAGTGCCCTTTCGTATTTGCATTCTCAGGGAATAGTGTACAG AGATCTGAAGCCTGAAAACATCCTGCTTGATGCACAG GGTCACGTGGTTCTCACTGACTTTGGCCTCTGCAAAGAGGGTATCAAGGAAAAGGAGACCACGAACACATTCTGCGGAACACCTGAG TACCTGGCTCCAGAGGTGCTCCGGAAGGAAGCTTACGACCGCACAGTGGACTGGTGGTGTTTGGGAGCCGTGCTGTATGAAATGCTTTACGGCCTG CCACCATTTTACAGCCGAGATACGGTGGAAATGTACGACAACATCCTCCACAAGCAGCTGCGACTGCGCACCAACATCTCGGCAGCAGCGCGAGACATCCTTGAAAAG CTTTTGCAGAAGGAGAAGCGGTTGCGCTTGGGTCACACGGACGACGGCAACGAGGTGAAGCGACACGACTTCTTCAACCCGATCAACTGGCAGGACTTGGAATCCAAGCGAATCCCTCCACCCTACAAGCCTAGTCTG TCGGGAATAATGGACTTGAAGAACATCGATCCGGACTTTGTCAAGGAACCAATACCTG CTTCCGTCGGCAGGTCTCAAACGCTGAGTGCCAGCGTACAGGATGCAGACACCGCATTCATCGGTTTCTCGTATGCACCTCCGCTGGACATCAACGCGTGCTAA